A genomic window from Sulfurimonas sp. includes:
- the argC gene encoding N-acetyl-gamma-glutamyl-phosphate reductase, with protein sequence MKHIKVGVVGASGYTGLELVKILLNHPQFELSYVANSEGNTTLDKLHPSLSGVCDMAVEKADMDEVAKKCELVFLALPHKTAMAYVKPLIASGVKVVDLSADYRLPLDTYEEFYCPHSDKENLEHSVYGLPELFREELKTAKLVANPGCFPTSAILGLLPFMDKRISNTPIIVDAKTGVSGAGKKLSETTHFVNVNDNLFAYNPLMHRHAPEIADKLNIDFDEVNFVPHLVPITRGMLSSIYIQVEGDFDAEAVLKEYYKNSPFVRVSDKPVTMKDTAGTNFCNIYVQRKGSTLLILSSIDNLLRGASSQAVVNANLMMGLAEDMGIPKIAYVP encoded by the coding sequence TTGAAACACATTAAGGTTGGAGTTGTAGGAGCTAGCGGTTATACCGGGCTTGAACTTGTTAAAATACTTTTAAACCATCCACAATTTGAACTTTCATACGTTGCAAATTCGGAAGGAAATACAACTTTAGATAAGCTGCACCCATCTTTAAGTGGTGTATGCGACATGGCTGTAGAGAAAGCAGATATGGATGAGGTAGCTAAAAAGTGTGAACTTGTATTTTTAGCACTACCTCATAAAACTGCTATGGCTTATGTAAAACCTTTAATAGCTAGTGGAGTAAAAGTAGTTGATCTCTCAGCTGATTATAGACTTCCTCTTGATACTTATGAAGAATTTTATTGCCCTCATTCTGATAAAGAAAATTTAGAACACTCTGTTTATGGACTTCCTGAATTATTCAGAGAGGAATTAAAAACTGCAAAACTTGTAGCAAACCCTGGCTGTTTTCCAACTTCTGCAATTTTAGGATTACTGCCATTTATGGATAAGCGTATATCAAACACTCCAATCATTGTTGATGCAAAAACTGGTGTTAGCGGAGCTGGTAAAAAGTTAAGTGAGACTACACATTTTGTAAACGTAAACGATAACCTTTTTGCTTACAACCCTTTGATGCACAGACATGCACCTGAAATTGCTGATAAGTTAAATATAGATTTTGATGAGGTAAATTTTGTTCCACATTTAGTTCCTATTACACGTGGAATGCTCAGTTCTATTTATATACAAGTTGAAGGTGACTTTGATGCAGAGGCTGTTTTAAAAGAGTATTACAAAAACAGTCCTTTTGTAAGAGTATCGGATAAACCTGTAACTATGAAAGATACTGCCGGAACAAACTTTTGCAATATTTATGTACAAAGAAAAGGAAGTACTCTTTTAATTTTAAGCTCAATTGACAACCTTCTTCGCGGTGCATCAAGTCAGGCTGTTGTAAATGCTAACCTTATGATGGGACTTGCCGAAGATATGGGTATACCAAAAATTGCCTATGTTCCATAA
- a CDS encoding thiamine biosynthesis protein ThiF, producing the protein MIAGFEDKLHCEGIVGDGCGGGRIFFIDEDALKVYDPTTKEQILLLDGVTDAKAISKKACTVTIECENEVIKFDLSLMQKI; encoded by the coding sequence ATGATAGCTGGTTTTGAAGATAAACTGCATTGCGAAGGTATAGTCGGTGATGGTTGCGGTGGTGGACGTATCTTTTTTATAGATGAAGATGCACTAAAAGTATATGATCCTACAACAAAAGAGCAGATTTTACTTTTAGATGGAGTTACAGATGCAAAAGCGATCTCTAAAAAAGCATGCACGGTTACTATAGAGTGTGAAAATGAAGTGATAAAGTTTGACTTATCGCTTATGCAGAAAATTTGA
- a CDS encoding UDP-2,3-diacylglucosamine diphosphatase: MIDIKDGAFLVSDAHYSHIRPELLNFFKDIQNNKLRPTQLILMGDIFDLLFGGIGRTIKRNQEIVDLINDISKNIEVVYLEGNHDFNLKNIFKDVKVFKISQQPVECNVDGKKAYLAHGDFNAPLGYKIYTSVIRNRVVLFILNIINMIFDNVILKKLDIYLDKKDDCKEIKNFENIIKKRLENGFDCEYFIEGHFHQNRHLELRGFYYINLGAFACNQRYFIVRFANKELLQCNKYLGE, translated from the coding sequence TTGATTGATATAAAAGACGGCGCATTCCTTGTTTCGGATGCGCACTACTCACATATACGCCCGGAACTTTTAAACTTCTTTAAAGATATTCAAAACAATAAACTTCGTCCTACTCAACTTATTTTAATGGGAGATATTTTTGATCTACTGTTTGGTGGAATCGGAAGAACAATTAAAAGAAATCAGGAGATAGTGGATCTTATTAATGATATTTCCAAAAACATAGAGGTTGTCTATCTTGAGGGTAATCACGATTTTAATCTAAAAAATATTTTTAAAGATGTAAAAGTTTTTAAAATATCCCAGCAGCCTGTTGAGTGTAATGTAGATGGTAAAAAAGCATATTTGGCACATGGTGATTTTAATGCACCTCTTGGATATAAAATATATACGTCGGTTATAAGAAATAGAGTAGTTCTATTTATTCTAAATATTATAAATATGATATTTGATAATGTAATTTTAAAGAAACTGGATATCTATTTAGATAAGAAAGATGACTGTAAAGAGATAAAAAACTTTGAAAATATAATCAAAAAAAGACTTGAAAATGGTTTTGATTGTGAGTACTTCATAGAGGGGCATTTCCATCAGAACAGGCATTTAGAACTAAGAGGTTTTTATTATATAAACTTGGGAGCTTTTGCTTGCAATCAAAGATATTTTATAGTAAGATTTGCTAACAAAGAGTTATTGCAGTGCAATAAATACTTAGGGGAATAA
- a CDS encoding chemotaxis protein, whose protein sequence is MMNENSLKVGSNEMELVDFRILKEQDGEIYEGIYGINVSKVREIIKMPKLTELPGTPEFIEGIFDLRDVVIPVVNLAKWMGITEPEEAEKNARVIITEFNNILIGFIVHDAKRIRRISWGDIEPASFANGSGQLDKSKITGVTKIEDDSVLLILDLESVVQDLGLYEPEIDTNMRDLDGETFTGVALVLDDSATARKIVKDALEKMGFSVIEAMDGQEGLEKLKELAEVYQDKLEDSLKIIISDVEMPRMDGFHFAANAKEDSRFKNIPIVFNSSISDHFSENRGIEAGGEAYLVKFQGGPFYDEVSRVVRAHMK, encoded by the coding sequence ATGATGAATGAAAATTCACTAAAAGTCGGCTCTAATGAGATGGAGCTTGTTGATTTTCGTATACTCAAAGAGCAAGATGGAGAGATATACGAGGGAATTTATGGAATAAACGTTTCAAAAGTCCGTGAAATCATCAAGATGCCGAAGTTGACAGAATTACCTGGTACTCCTGAATTTATTGAGGGTATATTTGATCTTCGTGATGTAGTTATACCTGTAGTAAATTTGGCAAAATGGATGGGCATAACTGAACCTGAAGAAGCAGAAAAAAACGCACGTGTAATTATTACCGAGTTTAATAATATCCTTATTGGGTTTATCGTTCATGATGCTAAACGTATAAGAAGAATCAGTTGGGGTGATATTGAACCTGCTTCTTTTGCAAACGGAAGCGGTCAATTAGACAAAAGCAAAATAACTGGTGTTACAAAAATAGAAGACGATAGTGTTCTTTTAATACTTGATTTAGAGAGCGTTGTACAGGATTTAGGTCTATACGAACCTGAAATTGACACCAACATGCGTGATTTAGACGGTGAAACATTTACTGGTGTGGCACTTGTTTTGGATGATAGTGCTACTGCTAGAAAAATAGTTAAAGACGCATTAGAAAAAATGGGCTTTAGTGTTATTGAGGCAATGGATGGTCAAGAAGGTTTAGAAAAACTAAAAGAGCTTGCTGAAGTTTACCAAGATAAGTTAGAAGATAGTTTAAAAATAATAATATCAGATGTTGAGATGCCTCGTATGGATGGTTTCCATTTTGCTGCAAATGCAAAAGAAGATAGCAGGTTTAAAAACATACCGATTGTTTTTAACTCTTCGATAAGTGATCATTTTAGTGAAAATAGAGGTATTGAAGCCGGTGGTGAAGCTTACTTAGTTAAGTTCCAAGGCGGACCATTTTATGATGAAGTGTCACGTGTAGTTCGTGCACATATGAAATAG
- a CDS encoding ThiF family adenylyltransferase has translation MAKYDRIKLLLEDDFVKLQDAKIILLGVGGVGSFCLDCLVRSGVKHITIVDFDTYDQSNQNRQMWSEMHEGELKVEALKKHYPDIEIINARIDEQWVWNFDFEPYDLVLDAIDDTKAKLALAQKCYKKLISSFGSAKRIDASAVKVDDIWKTYGDKFGSKIRYELKKRGFKKKYKVIFSSEEARVKEKGSFMGVTATFGLYMCSEALKRLIK, from the coding sequence TTGGCTAAATACGACCGAATAAAACTTTTGCTTGAAGATGATTTTGTAAAACTGCAAGATGCAAAAATCATCCTTTTAGGTGTAGGCGGAGTTGGAAGCTTTTGTCTTGACTGCTTGGTTAGAAGCGGTGTTAAGCATATAACTATAGTTGATTTTGATACTTATGATCAGAGTAATCAAAACCGTCAAATGTGGTCAGAGATGCATGAGGGTGAATTAAAAGTGGAAGCTTTAAAAAAACACTATCCTGATATTGAGATTATAAATGCCAGAATTGATGAACAATGGGTTTGGAATTTTGATTTTGAACCATATGATCTTGTTTTAGATGCAATTGATGATACAAAAGCCAAACTTGCCCTTGCACAGAAATGTTATAAAAAACTCATCTCTAGTTTTGGAAGCGCAAAGCGTATAGATGCATCTGCTGTAAAAGTTGATGATATATGGAAAACATACGGGGATAAGTTTGGTTCAAAAATCAGATATGAGCTTAAAAAACGCGGATTTAAAAAGAAGTATAAAGTGATATTTTCATCTGAAGAGGCACGTGTAAAAGAGAAGGGAAGTTTTATGGGTGTTACTGCAACCTTTGGGCTGTATATGTGTAGTGAGGCTTTAAAAAGGTTAATTAAGTGA
- the greA gene encoding transcription elongation factor GreA has protein sequence MQRVEPMTLFGYNKLQAEVKELKEVKRPAVVKAIEEAVEQGDLKENAEYHAAKEDQKNIDNRLAELAEIIGNAQIVDPSELEHSKVSFGSTVVLEDLNSGEEMTYTIVGGSESNPEMGLISFGSPLAKQLLGKEEGDDFKVRLPGGEKELEIIEVKYQEIVFETH, from the coding sequence ATGCAAAGAGTTGAACCAATGACACTGTTTGGCTATAACAAGTTACAAGCAGAAGTAAAAGAATTAAAAGAAGTAAAACGTCCCGCTGTTGTTAAAGCGATAGAAGAAGCAGTGGAGCAAGGTGACTTAAAAGAAAATGCAGAGTACCATGCAGCTAAAGAAGATCAAAAAAATATAGACAATCGTTTAGCAGAATTAGCAGAGATAATCGGGAATGCACAAATAGTAGATCCTAGTGAGCTAGAACACTCAAAAGTATCTTTTGGATCAACTGTTGTTTTAGAAGATCTAAATAGCGGTGAAGAGATGACTTATACTATTGTAGGCGGTAGTGAATCTAACCCTGAGATGGGTCTTATATCTTTTGGTTCACCTTTAGCTAAACAGCTTTTAGGAAAAGAAGAGGGAGATGATTTTAAAGTACGTCTTCCAGGCGGTGAAAAAGAGTTAGAGATCATAGAAGTAAAATATCAGGAGATAGTTTTTGAAACACATTAA